TGTTTTAAAACTGCGATCAAAGACCCGTCTTTTCTTAGCTTCTTGGGCTTCTTGATTATCTAGTTTAATATAAGCTCCGCGACCATTCGCTTTTCCAGTTGGATCAATAAAAATGTCTCCCTCCTTGTTTTTCACAATTCGGAGCAAGTCACGTTTATCAATTACATCACCAGAAACAAGAGACTTTCTTAAAGGTAT
The sequence above is drawn from the Streptococcus pluranimalium genome and encodes:
- the rnpM gene encoding RNase P modulator RnpM, with product MAKTRKIPLRKSLVSGDVIDKRDLLRIVKNKEGDIFIDPTGKANGRGAYIKLDNQEAQEAKKRRVFDRSFKTAVSDEFYDELIAYVDHKVKRRELGLE